The Triticum aestivum cultivar Chinese Spring chromosome 3A, IWGSC CS RefSeq v2.1, whole genome shotgun sequence genome includes a region encoding these proteins:
- the LOC123063026 gene encoding protein NRT1/ PTR FAMILY 2.12: MAAPGTAAEVEVDVGGGALERGAGGGGDRRKPQGWKCMPFILAIATFENVGSLGMVANLALYLVKRFNFGQLTAINTTNIFFGTLNFTPLLGAFISDAYLGRFRTLAYGSFFSLLGMLGLTLSASVPAFKLADCNQTVQLGEHCNSPSTLQLSVLYLSLAFLIIGGGAIRPCSLPFGVDQFDMTDRNSQKGLNSYYNWYYGTTNIALVFSMTILVYIQATISWPIGFGIPTFFMLLSIIILFMGTRLYVHVPPEGSIYTGIAQVLLASFKKRRLKLPNSNDISQQELLLFSPPTRGHRIFRLPLTSQFRFLNKGAILRDGDINDDGSARNSWELCSIQQIEEVKCLIRIFPICISGIVCFIALVQQYTSASFQALTMDCHLGTHFEIPAGSVISISFIALTAFLPIYGRILVPIARRFTGVESGITVLQRQGIGLVISPISMVVAGLVEHKRRNSALSNGGKSPMSVFWLAPQLILMGIADAFNAVGQLEFYNKQFPEQMLTLAGSLFYVTLAGAGYLSTAMTNITNKVTTRDAHRGWIADDINLGKLDYYFYLIALVGVLNLFYFLICSHYYQYKSISHYAEEPIKIQTKEEAEAEMDPSRDAPHK; the protein is encoded by the exons ATGGCTGCTCCGGGCACTGctgcggaggtggaggtggatgtGGGAGGTGGGGCGCTGGAGAGGggcgccggcggcggtggcgacaGGAGGAAGCCGCAGGGGTGGAAGTGCATGCCCTTCATCTTAG CAATCGCTACATTTGAGAATGTCGGGTCACTTGGCATGGTAGCAAATTTGGCGCTCTATCTTGTGAAGCGCTTCAATTTTGGGCAGCTCACAGCAATAAACACTACCAACATTTTCTTCGGCACGCTGAACTTCACACCGTTGCTAGGTGCCTTCATCTCCGACGCCTACTTGGGAAGGTTCAGAACCCTTGCCTACGGGTCCTTCTTTAGCCTCCTG GGAATGCTAGGATTGACTTTGTCTGCATCAGTTCCAGCTTTCAAACTAGCAGACTGCAATCAAACAGTTCAACTAGGTGAACATTGCAATAGTCCATCAACACTCCAGCTTAGTGTGCTATACCTATCTTTAGCATTTCTAATCATTGGCGGTGGAGCAATCCGACCATGCAGCTTACCCTTTGGAGTAGACCAATTCGACATGACTGATAGAAATAGTCAAAAAGGCCTAAATAGCTATTATAACTGGTACTATGGCACAACTAATATTGCCTTGGTGTTTTCTATGACTATTCTCGTCTACATTCAGGCTACCATCAGCTGGCCAATAGGATTTGGCATACCAACGTTCTTCATGTTGTTGTCAATTATCATTTTATTTATGGGTACTAGACTTTATGTCCATGTACCACCAGAGGGAAGCATCTACACTGGAATTGCCCAAGTTTTACTAGCATCATTTAAAAAGAGAAGACTCAAGCTTCCAAACTCGAATGATATAAGTCAGCAAGAGTTGTTGCTATTCAGCCCTCCCACGAGGGGCCATCGTATTTTCAGATTGCCACTTACTTCCCAGTTCAG GTTTCTTAACAAAGGTGCGATTTTAAGGGATGGTGATATAAATGACGATGGTTCCGCAAGAAATTCATGGGAGCTTTGTAGTATCCAACAGATAGAAGAAGTTAAATGTTTGATAAGAATTTTTCCTATTTGTATATCTGGCATCGTATGCTTCATCGCATTGGTTCAACAATACACCTCTGCAAGCTTTCAAGCATTAACAATGGACTGTCACCTTGGAACACATTTTGAAATCCCTGCAGGCTCTGTTATATCCATATCCTTTATCGCCCTAACTGCATTCCTGCCGATTTATGGCCGAATATTGGTACCTATAGCTAGAAGATTCACCGGAGTGGAAAGTGGAATTACAGTTCTTCAGAGACAAGGTATAGGATTGGTGATTTCTCCCATATCAATGGTGGTAGCAGGGCTTGTTGAACACAAAAGGAGAAACTCAGCATTGTCTAATGGAGGAAAATCACCTATGTCAGTCTTTTGGCTTGCCCCCCAATTGATTTTAATGGGTATTGCTGATGCCTTCAATGCAGTTGGACAATTAGAATTCTATAATAAGCAGTTTCCAGAGCAGATGCTAACCCTAGCAGGATCCCTCTTTTACGTTACTTTAGCTGGAGCAGGCTATTTGAGTACCGCTATGACAAACATCACAAACAAAGTGACTACGAGAGATGCCCACAGAGGCTGGATCGCAGACGATATTAATCTCGGCAAGCTTGACTATTACTTTTATTTAATTGCCCTCGTGGGAGTACTGAACCTTTTCTACTTCCTCATATGCTCCCACTACTATCAATACAAATCCATTTCACACTATGCTGAGGAACCCATCAAAATACAGACCAAGGAAGAGGCAGAAGCAGAGATGGACCCCAGTAGAGATGCACCTCACAAGTAA